A window of Acinetobacter sp. TR3 contains these coding sequences:
- a CDS encoding carboxymuconolactone decarboxylase family protein, which yields MSNEKFEKGLAIRKQVLGEAYVNNSINNADDFSLPLQELVTEYCWGAVWGREELSKPERSLINLAMISALNRPHELKLHVKGALRNGVPKEKIREVLLQVAIYCGVPAAVDSFRIAKEAIQEYEQENN from the coding sequence ATGAGTAATGAAAAATTTGAAAAAGGCTTAGCCATTCGTAAACAAGTATTAGGCGAAGCTTATGTGAATAACTCGATCAACAATGCCGATGATTTTAGTTTACCGTTACAAGAGTTAGTCACAGAGTATTGTTGGGGTGCAGTTTGGGGCCGAGAGGAATTGAGCAAGCCTGAGCGAAGCTTAATCAATCTTGCCATGATTTCTGCGCTTAATCGTCCACATGAATTAAAGCTTCATGTCAAAGGTGCTCTACGAAATGGCGTACCTAAAGAAAAAATTCGTGAAGTGCTGTTACAAGTCGCAATTTATTGTGGTGTACCGGCAGCCGTAGATAGTTTCCGAATTGCTAAAGAAGCGATTCAGGAATATGAACAAGAAAATAACTAA
- a CDS encoding NAD-dependent succinate-semialdehyde dehydrogenase encodes MQLNQLPLFHQQAFVAGQWCDADNQQTSDIYNPATQEVIGTVPNMGKAEAERAIHVAVAGWAAWKNKTAKDRSTILKKWFDLMVENADQLAFILTSEQGKPLAEARGEILYAASFVEWFAEEAKRVYGDIVPSPYPDARIIVSKQPIGVVAAITPWNFPAAMITRKVAPALAAGCPCIVKPAPETPFTALALVDLAIQAGVPAEIFTVITGDAVTIGDAIFQSDDVRKFTFTGSTPVGKLLYQRSAQTLKKVSLELGGNAPFIVFDDADLDAAIEGALIAKYRNAGQTCVCVNRFLVQEGIYEKFIAALSEKINAFAIGNGLDVGSEIGPLINANAVKKVEAHVADALAKAGRLVAGGKRHSAGELFYQPTIIADVTAEMDVATQETFGPLAAVFKFETEQQAIQMANATEFGLAAYCYTKDLGRAWRMSELLEYGMVGINKGLISNEVAPFGGIKQSGLGREGSKYGIEDYLEIKYTLFGGLNA; translated from the coding sequence ATGCAACTTAATCAATTGCCATTATTTCATCAACAAGCCTTTGTTGCTGGACAATGGTGTGATGCCGATAATCAACAAACTTCTGATATTTATAACCCTGCAACACAAGAAGTGATTGGTACTGTACCGAATATGGGCAAGGCAGAAGCCGAACGCGCAATTCACGTAGCAGTTGCAGGTTGGGCTGCATGGAAAAATAAAACAGCCAAAGATCGTTCAACGATTTTAAAAAAATGGTTCGATTTGATGGTTGAAAATGCAGATCAACTTGCATTTATTTTGACGAGTGAACAAGGAAAACCTTTAGCAGAAGCGAGAGGTGAAATTTTATATGCTGCTAGCTTTGTTGAATGGTTTGCTGAAGAAGCAAAACGTGTTTATGGTGATATTGTTCCCAGCCCTTATCCAGATGCACGGATTATCGTGAGCAAGCAACCGATTGGTGTTGTTGCAGCAATCACGCCGTGGAATTTCCCTGCGGCAATGATTACTCGTAAAGTTGCACCTGCTTTGGCTGCAGGTTGTCCTTGTATCGTTAAACCTGCGCCAGAAACCCCATTTACGGCATTGGCTTTGGTCGATTTAGCGATTCAAGCGGGTGTGCCTGCTGAGATTTTTACTGTCATTACAGGTGATGCGGTCACGATTGGCGATGCAATCTTTCAAAGTGATGATGTGCGGAAATTTACTTTTACAGGCTCGACACCTGTTGGAAAATTACTGTATCAACGTTCAGCGCAAACTTTGAAAAAAGTTTCACTAGAATTGGGTGGTAATGCACCATTTATTGTCTTTGATGATGCAGATTTGGATGCTGCAATTGAAGGGGCATTAATTGCTAAATATCGCAATGCAGGACAAACCTGTGTTTGTGTGAATCGCTTTCTTGTTCAAGAAGGAATTTACGAAAAATTCATTGCTGCATTAAGTGAAAAGATCAATGCTTTTGCAATCGGCAATGGTTTGGATGTTGGGAGTGAAATTGGTCCATTAATTAATGCTAATGCAGTGAAAAAGGTTGAAGCCCATGTTGCGGATGCCTTAGCCAAAGCAGGTCGTTTGGTTGCTGGTGGTAAACGTCATAGTGCAGGTGAATTATTTTATCAACCTACGATCATTGCTGATGTCACCGCCGAGATGGATGTAGCGACTCAAGAAACATTTGGTCCATTGGCTGCTGTATTTAAGTTTGAAACTGAACAGCAAGCTATTCAAATGGCAAATGCGACTGAGTTTGGTTTGGCGGCGTATTGCTACACCAAAGATTTAGGACGCGCTTGGCGTATGAGTGAGCTGCTTGAATACGGTATGGTTGGAATCAATAAGGGCTTAATTTCCAATGAAGTCGCACCATTTGGTGGAATCAAACAGTCGGGCTTAGGTCGTGAAGGTTCAAAATACGGGATCGAAGATTATCTAGAAATCAAATACACCTTATTTGGGGGATTGAATGCATGA
- a CDS encoding purine-cytosine permease family protein, with amino-acid sequence MSQNENSAFAIESNSIDYVDPSQRHGKVRDLFTLWFCTNIAPLAVITGAMSMLTFNLSLISALVAICCGHFFGAAILALTSAQGPQVGIPQMIQSRAQFGRYGALLVVLFTTLIYLGFFISNIILSGKTLHTVIPAIPVPTATVIGAIAATTIGVVGYHLIHNFNKIGTWLMGGSLLIGLLIMLPQINAEILAKGSFNLKGWFAMFGLCAVWQISFSPYTSDYSRYLPKSIGIFKPFIFTYLGASLGTIFAMAFGTVAVSIGSGTDAMEAVKSGTGVFGSILMVLFLCNIIGHNAMNLYGAVLSCITSIQTFAGQWIPSKNIRIVLSIIVLIIATFTALWASSNFISFFLNVIFALLFILVPWVSINLLDFYVINKKSYDIQSIFAQDGGIYGKFNAKALTAYFIGIVIQIPFLTNAFFTGPFANVIQDVDISWVIGLVVSSVVYYVFNLEKIKCNSPELNVKAQH; translated from the coding sequence ATGAGCCAAAATGAAAATAGTGCTTTCGCCATTGAAAGCAATTCAATTGATTATGTTGATCCATCTCAACGTCACGGAAAAGTACGTGATCTATTCACGCTCTGGTTTTGTACCAATATTGCACCCTTAGCTGTTATTACTGGTGCAATGTCGATGCTAACGTTTAACCTGAGTTTGATCAGTGCGCTAGTGGCGATTTGTTGTGGTCATTTCTTTGGTGCAGCAATTTTAGCGTTGACCTCTGCTCAAGGACCTCAAGTCGGCATTCCCCAGATGATTCAAAGTCGCGCACAGTTTGGGCGTTATGGTGCCTTACTGGTCGTGTTATTTACAACATTGATTTATCTCGGTTTCTTTATTTCCAACATTATTTTGTCAGGTAAAACCTTACATACGGTTATCCCCGCGATTCCTGTGCCAACAGCAACCGTGATTGGTGCAATTGCAGCAACGACCATTGGGGTAGTGGGTTATCATCTAATCCATAATTTTAATAAAATTGGCACATGGTTAATGGGCGGCTCATTGCTGATCGGCTTGTTGATTATGTTGCCACAAATTAATGCTGAAATACTTGCCAAAGGCTCATTTAACCTAAAAGGTTGGTTTGCCATGTTTGGTTTATGTGCCGTTTGGCAAATTAGTTTTTCACCTTACACCTCCGACTATTCACGTTATTTACCTAAGTCGATTGGGATTTTTAAACCATTTATCTTTACTTACTTGGGCGCTTCGCTTGGAACGATCTTTGCGATGGCATTTGGTACAGTGGCGGTGAGTATTGGTTCTGGTACCGATGCGATGGAAGCGGTGAAATCGGGTACAGGTGTTTTCGGTTCGATCCTGATGGTTTTATTCCTTTGTAATATCATAGGTCACAATGCCATGAATTTATATGGTGCGGTTTTATCGTGTATTACTTCAATTCAAACCTTTGCAGGTCAATGGATACCGAGTAAAAATATTCGTATTGTTCTATCAATTATTGTTTTAATTATTGCAACATTTACAGCACTTTGGGCATCAAGCAACTTTATTAGCTTCTTCCTAAACGTCATTTTTGCCTTACTGTTTATCTTAGTGCCTTGGGTATCGATTAACCTATTGGATTTCTATGTGATTAATAAGAAATCTTATGACATTCAGTCGATCTTTGCACAAGACGGTGGTATCTACGGCAAGTTTAACGCCAAAGCTTTAACGGCCTATTTCATTGGAATCGTGATACAAATTCCTTTCCTCACCAATGCCTTTTTTACAGGCCCATTCGCAAACGTCATTCAGGATGTAGATATCTCTTGGGTAATTGGATTGGTGGTGAGTTCCGTTGTGTACTACGTCTTCAATCTTGAAAAGATCAAATGTAATAGTCCAGAACTCAATGTAAAAGCACAACATTAA
- the tgnC gene encoding (Z)-2-((N-methylformamido)methylene)-5-hydroxybutyrolactone dehydrogenase: MTSQFQLYINGQFEDGAAQFDSINPATGQVWVQMPEARTDEVNRAVAAASQALQDTAWAGLTASQRGKLLYKLADLIEKAAPQLAQYETSDTGKIIRETSSQIAYVAEYYRYYAGIADKLEGSYLPIDKPDMQAWTIREPVGVIAAIVPWNSQLFLSAVKVGPALAAGCSIVLKASEEGPAPLLAFARLVHEAGFPAGVVNVITGFGPECGAVLSSHPDVAHVAFTGGPETARHIVRNSAENLAKVSLELGGKSPFIVFADADLQSAVNAQVAAIFAATGQSCVAGSRLLVEDSIKDEFVQRLVERVQSIKIGLPDDMATEYGPLCTLRQREKIEQVVARSIQQGAKLLAGGKTLERAGYYYPPTILDCSDVPQADCVMTELFGPVLSVVSFNTEADAIQKANSTPYGLAAGVFTNNLSRAHRMTKAIRSGIVWLNTYRAVSPLAPFGGHGLSGHGREAGSDAVLDYTTTKTVWLRTSDQPIDDPFVMR, encoded by the coding sequence ATGACTTCTCAATTCCAGTTGTATATCAATGGTCAATTCGAGGATGGTGCTGCACAATTTGACAGTATCAATCCTGCGACAGGGCAAGTTTGGGTGCAAATGCCTGAAGCACGTACAGATGAAGTCAATCGTGCAGTTGCTGCGGCATCTCAGGCTCTGCAAGATACAGCTTGGGCAGGTTTAACTGCCTCACAGCGTGGAAAGTTGTTATATAAACTTGCTGATTTAATCGAAAAAGCTGCACCGCAACTGGCTCAATATGAAACCAGTGATACAGGCAAGATCATTCGTGAGACGTCAAGCCAAATTGCTTATGTGGCGGAATATTATCGTTACTATGCAGGGATTGCAGACAAGCTCGAAGGGAGCTATCTACCGATTGATAAACCAGATATGCAAGCATGGACGATCCGTGAACCTGTGGGTGTCATTGCTGCGATTGTTCCGTGGAATAGCCAATTATTTTTGTCTGCGGTTAAAGTTGGTCCAGCATTGGCGGCAGGTTGCAGTATTGTTCTGAAAGCCTCTGAAGAAGGACCAGCCCCTTTACTTGCTTTTGCGCGTTTGGTGCACGAAGCAGGATTTCCAGCAGGTGTGGTGAATGTTATTACAGGTTTTGGCCCTGAATGTGGTGCAGTTTTAAGTAGTCATCCAGACGTGGCTCATGTGGCATTTACTGGTGGTCCAGAAACAGCACGCCATATTGTGCGCAACTCTGCTGAGAACCTTGCCAAAGTCTCATTAGAGTTAGGTGGAAAATCTCCTTTTATTGTATTTGCAGATGCTGATTTACAGAGCGCAGTAAATGCACAAGTCGCAGCGATTTTTGCAGCAACAGGTCAAAGCTGTGTTGCTGGTTCACGGTTGCTGGTAGAAGACAGTATCAAAGATGAATTTGTTCAACGTTTGGTTGAGCGTGTTCAAAGTATCAAGATTGGTTTGCCTGATGATATGGCAACGGAATATGGTCCTCTGTGCACCTTACGCCAACGTGAAAAAATTGAGCAAGTCGTTGCTCGCTCGATTCAGCAAGGTGCGAAATTATTGGCAGGTGGGAAAACGCTTGAAAGAGCAGGTTATTACTATCCACCCACAATTTTAGACTGTAGTGATGTACCACAAGCTGATTGCGTCATGACCGAGTTATTTGGTCCTGTCTTGTCTGTAGTGAGTTTTAACACTGAAGCAGACGCGATTCAAAAAGCCAACAGTACGCCTTATGGACTCGCAGCTGGTGTGTTTACCAACAATTTAAGCCGTGCGCATCGGATGACCAAAGCAATTCGTTCAGGGATTGTTTGGTTGAATACCTATCGCGCTGTTTCTCCACTTGCACCTTTTGGTGGTCATGGTCTATCAGGACATGGTCGTGAAGCTGGCTCAGATGCGGTGTTGGACTATACCACCACCAAAACGGTGTGGTTACGTACATCTGATCAACCGATTGATGATCCTTTTGTGATGCGTTAA
- the tgnB gene encoding flavin-dependent trigonelline monooxygenase oxygenase component codes for MRFSLFVHMERVSDQQTQKQLYDEMIELCQIADQGGMHAIWTGEHHAMNFTIAPNPFINLVDIANKTKNVRLGTGTVVAPFWHPIKLAGEAAMTDIITNGRLDIGIARGAYSFEYERMVPGMDAWSAGQRLREMIPAIKNLWKGDYEHNGEFWQFPKTTSAPQPLQQPYPPIWVAARDPNSHEFAVQNGCNVQVTPLHFGDEEVEKLMGHFNTACEKFADIPRPEIMLLRHTYVADSEEDAQLAADEINTFYNYFGAWFKNEREITQGLIAPLSDEEIAAHPFYTPEAMRKNNVIGQAQEVIDRLKAYEAMGYNEYSFWIDTGMSFERKKASLQRMINEVMPAFA; via the coding sequence ATGCGTTTTTCATTATTTGTACACATGGAACGTGTTTCTGATCAACAAACGCAGAAGCAGCTCTATGATGAAATGATTGAACTTTGCCAAATTGCCGATCAAGGCGGTATGCATGCGATTTGGACCGGTGAACATCATGCGATGAATTTCACGATTGCACCTAATCCATTCATTAACTTGGTTGATATTGCGAATAAAACCAAAAATGTACGTTTGGGTACAGGAACTGTCGTTGCGCCATTCTGGCATCCAATTAAATTGGCAGGTGAAGCTGCTATGACGGATATTATCACCAATGGTCGTTTAGATATTGGGATTGCACGTGGTGCTTACTCATTTGAATATGAGCGTATGGTGCCTGGTATGGATGCATGGAGTGCGGGTCAGCGTTTACGTGAAATGATCCCCGCGATTAAAAACCTGTGGAAAGGCGATTATGAGCATAATGGTGAGTTTTGGCAGTTCCCAAAAACCACTTCTGCACCTCAACCATTACAACAACCGTATCCACCGATTTGGGTAGCAGCACGCGATCCAAATAGCCATGAATTTGCGGTGCAGAACGGCTGTAATGTACAAGTCACACCATTACATTTTGGTGATGAAGAAGTCGAAAAGTTGATGGGACATTTCAATACCGCGTGTGAAAAGTTTGCTGATATTCCTCGTCCTGAAATTATGTTATTGCGTCATACCTATGTGGCTGATAGTGAAGAAGATGCTCAATTAGCAGCAGATGAAATCAATACATTCTATAACTATTTTGGCGCATGGTTTAAAAATGAGCGTGAAATTACGCAAGGTCTAATCGCACCATTGAGTGATGAAGAAATTGCAGCTCATCCATTTTATACGCCAGAAGCCATGCGTAAAAATAATGTGATTGGTCAGGCGCAAGAAGTGATTGATCGCTTAAAAGCTTATGAAGCAATGGGTTATAACGAATATTCATTCTGGATCGATACAGGAATGAGCTTTGAGCGTAAAAAAGCATCGTTACAACGTATGATCAACGAAGTGATGCCTGCATTTGCATAG
- the tgnA gene encoding flavin-dependent trigonelline monooxygenase reductase component produces the protein MSEMDSVNKIRELRDAFGSFMTGVTVVTTCKDDGTPLGFTANSFASVSLDPALLLVSIAKTSSNYNNFANASHFAINILAEEQKDISNTFARPSDDRFENLAWTKSASHNPVIDQVSAWFDCTTYQVVDAGDHAILIGRVEDFGSAGFAGLGYYRGAYFTPAKSSTDVISSMKVMMMALIGHENQILLEQTQDQKWTLPHLMVEKDGAEKALEKIFAAYQPEASPSFIYSVYDDVTTQQQYIAFLCNTPIAHATKGQFVNLNDLEQLTFVDSALESMLMRYRKENHLKTYGVYYGNQISGTVRQIVKEEV, from the coding sequence ATGAGTGAAATGGATAGTGTTAATAAAATACGCGAATTACGTGATGCCTTTGGCTCATTTATGACTGGCGTAACCGTCGTAACCACCTGTAAAGATGATGGAACACCATTGGGCTTTACTGCGAACTCTTTTGCTTCGGTGTCCTTGGACCCAGCTTTGCTGCTGGTCAGCATTGCCAAGACATCAAGCAATTATAATAACTTTGCCAATGCTTCACATTTTGCAATTAATATTTTGGCAGAAGAACAAAAGGATATTTCGAATACTTTTGCTCGCCCAAGTGATGATCGATTTGAAAATTTAGCATGGACCAAGAGCGCATCTCATAACCCTGTCATAGATCAAGTCAGTGCTTGGTTTGATTGCACGACGTATCAAGTTGTAGATGCAGGTGATCATGCGATTTTAATTGGTAGAGTTGAAGATTTTGGCTCAGCAGGCTTTGCTGGTTTAGGGTATTACCGTGGAGCTTATTTTACACCTGCCAAATCATCTACGGATGTGATTTCGAGTATGAAAGTGATGATGATGGCATTGATTGGACATGAAAATCAGATCTTGCTTGAACAGACACAGGATCAAAAGTGGACATTGCCACATTTGATGGTTGAAAAAGACGGTGCAGAAAAAGCACTGGAAAAAATCTTTGCAGCTTATCAGCCAGAAGCCTCACCAAGCTTTATCTATTCTGTCTATGATGATGTGACCACCCAGCAGCAATATATTGCATTTTTATGTAATACCCCGATCGCACATGCAACCAAAGGTCAATTTGTTAATTTAAATGATTTAGAACAACTGACTTTTGTGGATAGCGCTTTAGAAAGTATGTTGATGCGTTATCGTAAAGAAAATCATCTTAAAACTTATGGTGTCTATTACGGTAATCAAATTAGCGGTACGGTTCGTCAAATTGTTAAAGAGGAAGTTTAA
- a CDS encoding alpha/beta fold hydrolase produces MISKTLQLSNNRIAHYFEQGEGEPLVLIHGVGMQAAAWYPQIEYFSKHYRVISVDMPGHGKSTKLADDAPLKAFVDWAIEFITALNLGAVNLAGHSMGSLITTGVSATRPDVVKRMAVLNGVYKRTSQARDAVVNRAEELKTGHIDVETPLQRWFGNSEAEQIAAGKVKSWLENVDLSGYTTAYAAFAHGDLIYADDWSKIQCPALVLTGTDDPNSTAEMAVQMASQARNGTAIVIENERHMVNLTAPDQVNIAMQAWLETQV; encoded by the coding sequence ATGATCTCAAAAACCCTGCAGCTGTCAAATAATCGGATTGCTCATTATTTTGAGCAAGGAGAAGGAGAGCCTTTGGTTCTCATCCATGGTGTAGGTATGCAAGCAGCCGCTTGGTATCCACAAATCGAATATTTCTCGAAACATTATCGTGTGATTTCGGTGGATATGCCGGGTCATGGAAAAAGTACAAAACTTGCGGATGATGCACCTTTAAAAGCATTTGTTGATTGGGCGATCGAATTTATTACAGCATTGAATTTAGGTGCAGTGAATTTGGCAGGTCATTCGATGGGTTCATTGATTACGACAGGCGTAAGTGCAACTCGTCCTGATGTAGTCAAACGAATGGCGGTGTTGAACGGTGTATACAAGCGGACAAGCCAAGCTCGTGATGCTGTTGTGAATCGTGCAGAAGAGTTAAAAACAGGTCATATTGACGTTGAAACACCACTACAACGCTGGTTTGGTAACAGTGAAGCAGAACAAATTGCGGCTGGAAAAGTCAAGTCTTGGTTGGAAAATGTGGACTTGTCTGGATATACCACAGCGTATGCGGCATTTGCACATGGCGATCTAATTTACGCAGATGACTGGAGCAAAATTCAGTGTCCTGCACTGGTTTTAACTGGAACTGATGATCCGAATTCAACAGCAGAAATGGCAGTACAAATGGCAAGCCAAGCGAGAAATGGCACCGCTATTGTGATTGAAAATGAGCGTCATATGGTGAATTTGACTGCACCAGACCAAGTAAATATTGCAATGCAGGCGTGGTTAGAAACCCAAGTCTAA
- a CDS encoding amino acid synthesis family protein, with amino-acid sequence MNLIRKTVLHVETTYVDGDKEATKPLKMVAAAAVIKNPWAGQGYVENLTPEIRRIAPILSEHLTQLILDEVGSGEAVEAFGKSAVVGLNGELEHASALIHTLHFGNTYRHAVGAKSYLAFNNTRGPANASILVPMMDKNDEGRRSHYLTLQFAIPDAPAADEIVIVIGAATGGRPHHRIGDRYQDLEELGHDLKNPAAVK; translated from the coding sequence ATGAATCTAATCCGTAAAACAGTTCTTCATGTTGAAACGACTTATGTCGATGGCGATAAAGAAGCAACAAAACCGCTAAAAATGGTGGCTGCTGCTGCTGTGATCAAAAACCCATGGGCTGGTCAGGGTTATGTCGAAAACCTAACACCTGAGATTCGCCGTATTGCTCCGATTCTAAGTGAACATTTAACTCAACTGATTCTTGATGAAGTCGGTTCAGGTGAAGCGGTAGAAGCATTTGGTAAAAGTGCGGTTGTAGGTTTGAATGGTGAGCTAGAGCATGCATCAGCCCTCATCCATACCTTACATTTTGGAAATACATATCGTCATGCGGTCGGGGCTAAGTCTTATCTCGCTTTTAATAATACGCGTGGTCCAGCGAATGCTTCGATTCTTGTTCCAATGATGGATAAAAATGATGAAGGCCGCCGTTCTCATTATTTGACTCTTCAATTTGCAATTCCAGATGCACCTGCTGCCGATGAAATTGTGATTGTAATTGGTGCAGCGACAGGTGGACGTCCACATCATCGTATTGGCGATCGTTATCAAGATTTGGAAGAGTTAGGTCATGATCTCAAAAACCCTGCAGCTGTCAAATAA
- a CDS encoding GntR family transcriptional regulator: protein MNLKIENPPVTLRELCLNKVRNAIITGYFPSGKRLVERSLCEELGVSRSVVREVIRYLEAEGLVEILPNKGPIVSLLDWEIASQIYEIRLLLEQSAVADCTQNLTAQTTETLKVLLIELEQAFAADDINLIISTSSKLYETIFTTAKHHIAWEVVQRLNGRISRLRAMTMKSTKREISGYQRIKNMCEAIYLHQDPEKAKQAVAEHIAEAAAVAKNILNA, encoded by the coding sequence ATGAATCTTAAAATTGAAAATCCACCTGTGACTTTACGTGAGCTTTGTTTGAATAAAGTACGTAACGCGATCATTACAGGCTATTTCCCTTCTGGAAAAAGATTAGTCGAAAGAAGCTTGTGCGAAGAATTAGGAGTAAGTCGCTCTGTTGTACGTGAAGTCATTCGTTATTTAGAAGCAGAAGGTTTAGTTGAAATTCTGCCAAATAAAGGCCCAATTGTTTCATTATTGGATTGGGAAATTGCATCGCAAATTTATGAAATTCGACTATTACTCGAACAAAGTGCCGTTGCAGATTGCACCCAAAACCTAACTGCTCAAACAACAGAAACGCTGAAAGTATTATTGATTGAACTTGAGCAAGCCTTTGCAGCAGATGACATTAATTTAATTATTTCTACCTCTTCAAAACTTTACGAAACTATTTTTACCACCGCAAAACATCATATTGCTTGGGAAGTAGTACAACGTTTGAATGGTCGGATTAGTCGTCTTCGTGCAATGACCATGAAATCGACGAAGCGAGAAATTTCTGGCTATCAACGTATTAAAAATATGTGTGAAGCAATTTATCTGCACCAAGATCCTGAAAAAGCAAAACAAGCCGTGGCTGAACATATTGCTGAAGCTGCTGCAGTTGCAAAAAATATTTTGAATGCTTAG
- a CDS encoding DUF1330 domain-containing protein, giving the protein MSAYWIAHVTIHDMEQYKEYMALAPLAFEKYGAKFLARGGKSICMEGIQFQRHVIIEFSDLATAQACYDSEEYTKARLARENCAEVMISIVESLD; this is encoded by the coding sequence ATGTCTGCTTACTGGATTGCACATGTCACCATTCACGATATGGAACAGTACAAAGAATATATGGCATTAGCTCCCTTAGCATTTGAAAAATATGGTGCTAAATTCCTTGCTAGAGGGGGAAAATCAATCTGTATGGAAGGTATACAGTTTCAACGCCATGTGATTATTGAATTCTCTGATTTGGCAACTGCACAAGCTTGTTATGATTCTGAAGAATATACTAAAGCAAGGCTTGCTCGTGAAAATTGTGCCGAAGTCATGATTAGTATTGTTGAAAGTCTAGATTGA
- the nudC gene encoding NAD(+) diphosphatase — protein sequence MSNLSIAYIFQQQQLLVDQDFQLPQVERLHNDLALSSDHKVIARDLCENETIPEGFDFVPIRQLVQFWNKMQFEQASRAIQLLEWRRNHQFCGRCGTKTTQSIEQFAMVCSSCGYTQYPKVNPCVITIITRGDNEILLAKNARNKTQMYSLIAGFVEVGETLEDAVRRETLEEVGLHIKNIKYLASQPWPFPSNLMVAFKADYQAGEIELQQDELSDAQFFKFDQLPEIPFKGSIAYAMIMHIIHGTAVADDTSDVC from the coding sequence ATGTCTAATTTATCAATTGCTTATATTTTTCAACAACAGCAGCTTTTAGTGGATCAAGATTTCCAACTTCCTCAAGTCGAAAGATTGCATAACGATCTGGCGTTATCAAGTGATCATAAAGTGATTGCTCGAGATTTATGTGAAAATGAAACTATTCCTGAAGGATTCGATTTTGTACCGATTCGTCAATTAGTACAGTTTTGGAATAAGATGCAATTTGAGCAAGCAAGTCGAGCTATACAATTACTTGAATGGCGACGTAATCATCAGTTTTGTGGTCGATGTGGAACTAAAACCACCCAGAGCATTGAGCAGTTTGCGATGGTTTGTTCAAGTTGTGGCTATACACAATATCCAAAAGTGAATCCATGTGTCATTACGATTATTACACGTGGGGATAATGAAATTCTACTCGCAAAAAATGCACGAAATAAAACGCAAATGTATAGTTTGATCGCTGGTTTTGTTGAGGTAGGGGAAACATTAGAAGATGCCGTTCGACGTGAGACACTTGAGGAAGTAGGCCTACATATTAAAAATATAAAATATTTGGCAAGTCAGCCTTGGCCATTTCCAAGCAATTTGATGGTTGCATTTAAAGCAGATTATCAAGCGGGCGAAATTGAATTACAGCAAGATGAGCTTAGTGATGCTCAATTTTTTAAATTTGATCAACTTCCAGAAATCCCATTTAAAGGCAGCATCGCGTATGCCATGATCATGCATATCATTCATGGTACAGCAGTCGCCGATGATACGAGTGATGTGTGTTGA
- a CDS encoding TIGR03643 family protein has translation MAWEDRTPFEAISREYGLNESAVIRLMRLHLQTNSFKLWRKRVSGRKTKHLQLRSPEVSRGYCSRQYKHH, from the coding sequence ATGGCTTGGGAAGACAGAACCCCATTTGAAGCGATCTCACGTGAATATGGTTTGAATGAATCAGCTGTAATCCGACTTATGCGGCTTCATTTACAAACCAATAGCTTTAAGCTTTGGCGGAAGAGAGTAAGTGGACGTAAGACAAAACATTTGCAGTTACGTTCGCCTGAAGTGTCTCGTGGTTACTGCTCACGCCAATACAAGCATCATTGA